TACATAAAATCACAAGTCCATAACATTACTAGACAagtaccaatatcaaaattgTCATCATggctttttaaaattttatcattaatatggcctataaaatataaaattatagaaGAACAGATAATCTTTAAGATCTgacaatataaaacaaattaactaaCAAACAATGTTGCGATTTAAATTATACTGCATATCAAGATTAACCTTATAGTTTTGTtaccaaaaaagaaagaaatttgaCTGATGAGATAACCAAAGTTGGGATTGACAAGACATTAATTAGCTCTATGAATATATTACTAGCTAGTAAATATATAGTTGTACACCGTACGATAATAAACTACGACTTAAATATATAGATCCATCTAAGGAAAATATATCTTCATAACTAAAGATTAaagaaacaaagataattacaGTTAATAGCCTAGCAGCAAGCTTGTTTAGATATGAAGTAAGTAGGTAGCTATAGGTGATTAATTTACCGGCCCAAACTAAGAGCAGCCTTAACGTCCAACCGCCAGGCGTAGCCGCCGCGTTCCATCCTCCAACCATCACACGGCAGCGTTATCGTCGGAGAAATAGGACCGTGAGAGTTTGCGATGGGTGACGTACTAGCCCTTACCTTACAAGTAAAAGCAGCCGGATACATCATCACCGGCGGCGATTGGTTCCACGTATCTTTTCTAACCAATACAACCGCCACGTCATGGTCTCTACTTCCAGCAGCCATCTCTCTATACGCCTTGTTTGTCCACACGACCCTATCTTGACCGTCAGATATAAACCCTGGACACGTGTCTTTCTCCAAATTCATCAACCTTTCTTCGTCCGTACACCCTAACCCTTGAACATCCACCCACGTGTCCGTCACGCATTCCACCGTCACGTACGACACCACTTGCGGTAAAAAAGGAGTTTTCCTCAGTATAACCTGCCGATTCACGCTGGTATCACCCCCACCTCCCACGTGACCGTGACCAACGTTATTATCctcataattattaatattattgttaaagCTGACCCACACCGGTTGTGGTTGGGTGATGGTTTTCTTACcactaatattattattattattattttgaaccAGATCTGGAAATTTTTGTTTCCGGGCCGGAGTTTGGGGTAATAAAGAGAGTGTCacctttcttttcttgttaCCAGAATCGTTATTATTCTTGCTCTTTTTTGTGTTCTTTTTAACCCTTACATACTTCCTTTTGCTTCTTACACATTTCACATACCCCTCGCTGTTATCCGTACCCGACCCGGAACCAGCGGAGACCGGTTTGGGTGCAATCGGACGGAACTTAAGCATTATCTTGTCAACTTTTGACATGCCATAAATCTCGActccaccgccgccgccgccgccgccgtcaTATCTTGTTACATTCATCGTAGccatatgtatttttattttttatttgaattagaGATGAGATGATATTTTTATGGGTTAAGAATAGTTGATGATAGAATACAAAGAAGtatataaagaagaaaaagtgcCACGTGTGACGACAAACGTTGGAACAGTGAAGCGGTGTGATTGGTGGAAAATGAAACGTGGCAATGTGGGACCACGAGACGGTTCGGTTATTCTACGAATAGGGGAGAGGCATTTTGTGTGGGACCAGTTGGTAAACGAGAGCCAATGAGAGAAGGAGAAGTGTATGATAATGGCAATGGTAGGGAAGGCACGTAGTGTGTAATTGTATTATGTATCTCGTGGTTTGTGGATGtaaaatgtaatattatttttattttaaatatttttggtgtTTTTGTTTCCTGATAAAGCAAAAAATTGTGGTGAGTCTAAACAAACTTTCCAGAAAAACCAACACGTGGTCCAACAATAAAATTTGAACCCCATATTTCATCTAGGGTTCCTCCCTGTTTTTGTTCTCTTTTGATCTTCCAAATCGACGGCTCTTATTCCTTCTTTTTCCTTCCTCGTCTTTTCAACGGGATACAAAATGTGTTTCACATAAGTAAATAGTTGGTGAGATGAGTTTTGGAAGATATCTTATTTTACTCTTTTAActtcttaattaattttttttattaattttttttattaagtaattctaaattactagctaattaacccggattcaacccaaatatattaataaaaaattttaaaaaatgtagtATCGCCATTAAAGTtatgataaaataattatagttttcaacaattaaaattaaacgtttgtcatataaaaattacatcataaataattaaaataaaaataaaataagttttaagaaagaaattatttatgacatcataagtaaattaaaaaaaaaataagctttaaaaaaaatgaagatgaCAAATAAATTATCTTAGTAAAATGCTTATGTCATAACAATATTCTtctattatatacgagtatactacccgcacgttgcggcggaatTTCATAACTACTTTTGTGAATGAATACATTGGTTACGGAGTGtgtcaaaaatatagattatgagATTCCGTCGATTGTTTTAAAACCATATAGAAAGatcaattttcattaaattaaaatcaattacAAAAATAGttaactaatataataaagcaaaaaacaaaccaatataatatttatacataaactAAATAGTGTTTTAGTATGTTGAGGGGCATTTTGATAACTACAAATATGCTGAAATGGACATTTTAGGAACAAAAACACTGCTTAAAGACTTAATCCAATACTCCTTATAAAGGGTTAAAGATAGAGATTTTCTAAATCATCATTTGAtccttatatttaaaaaaaaaattatctatcTAAATAACTCATCTCATTTGTTTActaatttaaatgtttttatataatattccTATAATCAAGGTTGGGAACTCGTGACCCGGACTCGACTCGGTGAAGGGGAGAGTCAGGAGTTTTTGGAGACTCAAACTCGACTTAGGGAAAGCTCATATTGGAACTTATTATACaaatataagtatttttgattttatatgtaatagaactttaaaaatgtattccaaacttcaaatttaaacataattgttaAAAAGCATTAACATAGTAattcaaacttgaaaattaaacgTTAGAATTGAcgcttcatcatcattttgtccGTATCAAGGATGGAaaaactcgtgactcggactcgactcgTGGAGGTGGGACTTAGGAGTTTGTTTTGGGTAATTGACCGAGTTGGGGGAGTTTTACAACCTTGCTTGTAATACCCTTAATATACTTATTTACTTCATATGtcccttaaaatatttacaatatcttcttttatatcaattatttttatattaataatcacGCTACTACCGCCGCCGTCACCCATCATCGTCGTCACCGTCACCACCCGTCGCTGCCACCATCATCATTGTCCGGCCCCCATCGTACTGGCATATAGTTAGTTATTATTATGGCATATGTAAGAGCATTTAAACTAATAAGTTTTGATTAGGATCTTCTgaagttatttataactttattggtAAGTTGTCAATCATaacctttgaattaaaatcaatggtcaagattcaaatatcatctttgaatcttgacctttaatttcAATCAAAAGGTCAAGAGAAAGTTGAAAGCAAGTTTAGAGAATCACCATCcaataagtttataaaaaacttttagCTCATTTGAAATAATTATTCAAAAACTTCTCaatgttaaaaacttatttttttaaaaagatttgaaatTCTTCAATccattaaaacaaaaagttttttaCATGTACACTCCACATAATCAAAGAAATTGGAGaggaaaaaactttaaaatatattttttaattaatagtacaagaaacaaaaaaaatttaaaagcacTACCACTACCAATGGTAATACTCAATACATTCAATACATTGTCATATTAGCATCATATCAGCAAAAACTTTCTTCAATACATTTCTCCCCAACCCACACATAATACACAATACATCCAATACTGAAACGACTGAgagccgtaaatttacggcttaATTACAACTGACCGTAAAAACCTAGCTGTAAATTTATGGTTTAAATTACAACTAGCCGTAAAAATGAGCCGTAATTTGCTcctatatttttttcttctctgaAATAAAGTGACTCAAAAATACaagggccgtaaatttatggtccgggccgtaaatttacggtcccATATAAATCAATGGGTCGTAAATTTATGGTCAggaccgtaaatttatggtccgacctgcatttttccattttaatcAAAAATCCATATATTCACATTCCGTGCTTCAAATTCTTAAACCAAAGCACCAAGAACTGTAAAATCACATATTACAACATAATTGATACATTCGAAACTTTAACCattgaaatttacattaaaactACCAAACGGGTCACTCGCCACATTTACCCAAAGTGACGAAATGACCAATTTGACtccaaaatgatttatacttcaatccACCATAATAGTCAAGACTTCAAGACTTAAAATACATCATACACAACATTTTCATTCAAAAGAcacatgtatcaagagccaagagtTTGAGAGGGAATTAACTAAGTTTCTAACCAAAATGTCATTCTTCTACGGATGACCAAATACCTTCAAGTCACTAACACTTCAAgtcaacaacttcaaatcaacaatacctagttccttcttccggaaccacctataaaatggtaaacaactaaaacgtaagcgaatgcttagtgaatatgcttgcataaatttatataaacgaaggaggacaatgcacaaaggtctattgcatataggttatgacaccgtcgtgtcatacCTATAATACCCACCTTTGAGTCAAAcgctatacatggatccatataagcaaatgattacaagcactaacaaatataacaataacaatgctccacatgagctatggccaccaattaggccCGTAATCAAAGAAAGCCACTAATTaggcttaacgccaaatcaattaccacacatggaatccaccatcgtatggtaattgacccgacgaatatacaaagatatgcaagtatactcacctcctccgcgacacTATAACCAAATCAAATAACCGAAATGCACAACAAGCTTTTAACCTATTCAAATCATCACAATACACCTATAAGACAATATTCACCATTTTGGCTACTCAACCTAGCCCTTCAACATTAcactagcattcctaacctAAACCATCTTATTTGCCATTGAGTTgcatttcattcaaaaattcacTTGACGAGTTCAATTCAATAATTTCATCATCATTCCATTCAACTAGTAAATCATCATTCtttcataatcaaaattttcattatcaacattcaaattcttaattaaattcatcatgcaactcaataacaaactataatatataaggatttgggggaaaatgatatCATAACTCaattctagcaaaaacccccaaattggaattttcaagaaccctaattcaaaAGAATGAATGAAACTAGGTTAAGGAATCAATACCTtaaagaaaagaattaaaaataagGGTAGGAAACACAAAATCTTTCTTCCTTCTTGAaattttcagccaccaccatACACTCTCCAAACCCCACTTTCAATTACTTGAATGGTAGAAGattgttataattattgttgatgattggaaGGTTTTTGGTTGATTTGGAGAATTAAAACTAGATTGAAAGAGATCAATAGATGATTAGAGAAGGAATGGATGAAGCTAATGGAACTATGATTCATCAAACAAAAAGATGGTTGGCACTCCATTGAGGTGCCACGTCCCTAACCAAAATtaatgggtattttacccgctatccgctaaagttccaaccaAATTAACCCcgtaaccaaaaataaaatactaagaacttattttaatgtcaaaactacaaaaagggttaatttattaccttaaaattattggggtgttacaaatacactctaacatatttattttcacacttttaattaaataataccaaaaatatattttataaaatatacacaaaataatata
The Erigeron canadensis isolate Cc75 chromosome 2, C_canadensis_v1, whole genome shotgun sequence DNA segment above includes these coding regions:
- the LOC122588690 gene encoding uncharacterized protein LOC122588690, with amino-acid sequence MATMNVTRYDGGGGGGGGVEIYGMSKVDKIMLKFRPIAPKPVSAGSGSGTDNSEGYVKCVRSKRKYVRVKKNTKKSKNNNDSGNKKRKVTLSLLPQTPARKQKFPDLVQNNNNNNISGKKTITQPQPVWVSFNNNINNYEDNNVGHGHVGGGGDTSVNRQVILRKTPFLPQVVSYVTVECVTDTWVDVQGLGCTDEERLMNLEKDTCPGFISDGQDRVVWTNKAYREMAAGSRDHDVAVVLVRKDTWNQSPPVMMYPAAFTCKVRASTSPIANSHGPISPTITLPCDGWRMERGGYAWRLDVKAALSLGR